The Poriferisphaera corsica DNA segment TCTGTGCGGGTGCGTGTTGAACTTGAAGCTACCGATCCAACACGAGGCGAATTATTCCTGATGTATGACGATCAGGTTGTTCCAGTGGGTGATGGGAAGCCAGGCTTAGATGTTAATGAGCGTGATTGGGTGGTGAACCAGTCAGAAGAGGGGCGTGGGCAACGTCAATTCGTAGCACTCAAGCGGATGGATGTGCCACTGGGGCATACGGGTGTGAATCATTTTAAAGCGGTATTTACTGCGGATTATGATGATGCAGTAGATCGTGTGACGGCAAATAATGAAGCGGAGTCGTTTACGATTGTACGTGGGCAAGGGAAAGTATTGTTTGTCGATGGATTGGGGGGCGAATCGGGAATGGTATTACCACGGACATTGATGTCGCATGGCATTGATCTTGAAGTTATTATCCCCAGCCAACTGCCGGGTTCTGTGAGACGGTTACAAAAATATGATGCGGTCATATTTCAGAGCGTGCCAGTAGAGTATGTATCAGCATCGCAGCAACGAGCATTGGCTACGTATGTGCATGATATGGGGGGCGGGTTTGCGATGATTGGTGGACGTGGTTCGTTTGGTGCGGGTGGGTGGACGAACTCAGTCATCGATAAAACGATTTTGCCTGTAGCTTGCCAAATCCCGACACAAACACTCATGCCTTCTGGGGCATTGGTGCTCGTGATTGACCATTCCGGTTCAATGGCGAGTCCGGTGATTGGTTCGCGTTATAATCAGCAGGTACTTGCCAATGAAGCGGCAATTTTAGCGATGAAGACGCTGTATCCCCAGGACTTGGTGGGAGTGGTGGTGTTTGACGACTATGCGAAGTGGGCTTGGGATATTCAGATGAATAGCGATACGCAAAAGCTTGCAAAGCGGGTGCGTGCAATCAGCCCTGGTGGTGGAACCAATATATTTGCCGGGTTGGAAACAGCACATAAAAAGCTCGCGCCTTTGCGAATGCAGGATGCAGCAATTAAGCACATCATTTTGCTGACTGATGGTAATTCGCAAGAAGGTAAATATGTGCAGTTGATTGGGAATATGATGAAGTCGGGTATTACGTTATCAACCGTTGGGATCGGTGATGCGCGACAGTTTGGCTTATTACAACGGCTAGCCAATATGGGTGGTGGGCAATACCACGATGTGAAGGATCCAAACGATCTGCCACAGGTTTTTATTAAAGAAGCTCAGACGATTCGGAAGAACCTGATCAAGGAGGTTGGTTTTGCGCCTGTTTTACGAGACGCAGATTCACCTTTAATTACAGGCTTTTCTGCGTCACCAGAATTACGTGGTTATGTGTTGACTGGTGAAAAACAGGATCCACGGATTTTCGTGCCATTGGTTGCAGCTGAAGGTGAGCCGTTGTTAGCTCACATGCAAACAGGATTGGGGCGTAGTGTCGCATTCACATCAGATGCAACCAATAGGTGGGCTGTAGATTGGTTAGCATGGGGTGGCTACGAAGATTTTTGGGTAAGGCTTGTACGATACATCGCAAGGCCGTCGCAGAATCGAATGAATCAGGTGATGGCAAGTGTTGAGGGGGAACATGTGCGATTACGATTAGATGCAGGGCAGGTCAAGGCAAATGGGCGGCGATCAGAAGCAAGTTTCCAGAATGATATGATTGTAGAAGGTGCAATGCTCCAACCTGATGGAAGCGTGCAGCGGATTCGATTAGATCAGGTTGGCCCCGGGATGTATGAAACGGATGTGCCCGCAGAGCAAGTAGGTAACTACATTATTGAATTGCAAATGACAGATAAAAATGGCTCGACACAACGCGCATCAACCGGTGCGACACGTTTGCCGGGTGAAGAGCTTCGGAGATTTAAAACAAACCTGCCGTTAGCCGAGCAGGTCGCTTTAATTACCGGCGGCGACATCATCAATCCGGCTGATGAAAAACCCGAAAGTATGTTTACCGAGAATCGCCCCGAGACATATACGTTACGGTCGGTATGGCGATATCTCTTGATTGTCTTGCTGATTGCATTTTTTATGGATGTTGCAAATCGACGTATTGCATGGGATCCAGATGAGATGGCCCACTGGTATCGTAAACGTAAAGCCGCTAAGGCCGCCAGAGCAAAGCGAGCCACGGAACAGACCATATCGAGTTTAAAAAACAGACGAGATAAAGCTTCGGAAGGTATGCAAGCAGATGACGATGAGTTAGCCAAAGCTGCGCTGACTGTTGAAGCGATGTATCAACAACGCAAGGCCAATACACTTGCAGAGCGTCGCAAGCGGCTAACAAAATCACGTACGTCTAAACGAAAATTTGAGGCAAATGAAACACAGTCAGCTAGCAAGGATTTTGTTGCAACAATGGGCGGCGCTCAAATTGAAGAAAACAAGCCAATTGTTCAGAACGCAAAATCAGAAACGCAGGCCGAGATGGATTCTGATGATATGACCTCACGCCTTTTAAGTGCAAAGAAAAAAGCGCAGCAGCGTTTGGATGATATTGGCAACGATAAAGAATAAAAGTTCGCGGTATACGCGTATGGAGAGATAGCTATGAACGAAGAACAGCAGGTTATGGAGCAGGTTGAAAATTTTGTCAGCGGTTATAAAGCTGTTCGTGAGCAGGTCGCGAAAATGATTGTTGGCCATGACGAGATTGTGGATGGTGTACTGACATGTTTGTTTGTTGGCGGCCATTGCTTGCTTGAAGGTGTGCCTGGGCTGGGCAAGACGCTTTTGATTCGTTCGCTATCTGAAGCCCTTTCACTTGATTTTGCTCGAATTCAATTCACACCCGATCTGATGCCAGCTGATATCACTGGCACCACGATCGTAGCGGAATCCAAGAATGCAGATGGTTCGTCTACAAGAAGTTTTCAGTTTCAAAAAGGGCCGATTTTTTCGCAGATTGTCTTGGCCGATGAGATCAACCGTGCGACGCCTAAAACACAATCCGCAATGTTAGAATCCATGCAGGAAAAATCAGTAACGGTTGGTGGCACGACTTACCCGATGTTCGAGCCATTTTTCGTGATGGCAACACAAAATCCGCTAGAGCAGGAAGGTACCTATCCGCTCCCGGAAGCTCAGCTTGACCGCTTTTTCTTTAAACTGAATGTGGGCTATTCGAGTCGGGATGAATTGCACGAGATCATGAATCGTACGACGGCATCGGCTGTTCCACATATTGAACCTGTGATGAGTGCTAAGCAGATTTTAGATTTCCAGCAGCTTGTTCGACGTGTGGTGATCGCGCCGCATGTTCAGGATTATGCGATCCGCTGTGTACTTGCGACACACCCTGAAGGTGATTTTGCAAGCAATCTAACAAAACAATACGTCCGAGTCGGCGGTTCTCCGCGTGCAGCTCAGGCTCTTGTTTTAGGCGGAAAAGTACGTGCACTACTTCAGGGACGGGCACACGTCGCGCACGAAGATATAAAGCAGATTTTATTGCCAGCATTACGACACCGAATCTTGCTCAATTTCGAGGGGCAAGCTGAAGGGGTGACCACAGATATGGTACTCAATGATATCGCAGATAACTTGATGATGGATGTGGCATATACATCTCAGAGCTAACTGAAGGATAGACATGACGCAATTTGCTTCACAAGCTGAATCTCAAAAACTGCTTACGCCGGAATTTATGAACCGGATTGAGCGGCTTGATGTCATGTCACGTAAGATTTTGCATGGCAAGATGCAGGGTGAACGCCGGTCTAAACGCCGCGGCCAGTCCGTTGAATTCGCTGATTACCGCAATTACGTTGTTGGTGATGATCTGCGTTTTATCGATTGGAATCTTTATGCGAGACTCGACAAGCTTTTTCTCAGGCTCTTTTTGGAAGAAGAAGACCTCTCCGTAAGCTTTGTCATGGATACAACCGCGTCCATGTCGGTAGGTGAGCCGAACAAGATGCATTACACCAAACAGCTCGTTGCGGCTCTGTCGTACATTGCATTGTTGAAATACAACCGTGTATCGCTGTTTTCTTTCGTTGATACGATAAC contains these protein-coding regions:
- a CDS encoding VWA domain-containing protein, whose amino-acid sequence is MSFAFDHPEYLWLLLFAGPIIYLGMRSLRAMNKSRRWCAIGLRLLVLVLVVLMLAGFQTVRKNDVMTVIAVLDQSESVRKFAKPPAALGGKKHDRGYTVEQWQERLVRAVSEDRRPDDLLSVISYADRPIVRALPSKDPVFGEAIQIDTGSGTDTAAAIRTAIAQARSDSSAKILLCSDLNDIDSEEVLAAARDAAVAGIPISVAPVPYSIKNEVIVKAVHVPMDAREGQSVRVRVELEATDPTRGELFLMYDDQVVPVGDGKPGLDVNERDWVVNQSEEGRGQRQFVALKRMDVPLGHTGVNHFKAVFTADYDDAVDRVTANNEAESFTIVRGQGKVLFVDGLGGESGMVLPRTLMSHGIDLEVIIPSQLPGSVRRLQKYDAVIFQSVPVEYVSASQQRALATYVHDMGGGFAMIGGRGSFGAGGWTNSVIDKTILPVACQIPTQTLMPSGALVLVIDHSGSMASPVIGSRYNQQVLANEAAILAMKTLYPQDLVGVVVFDDYAKWAWDIQMNSDTQKLAKRVRAISPGGGTNIFAGLETAHKKLAPLRMQDAAIKHIILLTDGNSQEGKYVQLIGNMMKSGITLSTVGIGDARQFGLLQRLANMGGGQYHDVKDPNDLPQVFIKEAQTIRKNLIKEVGFAPVLRDADSPLITGFSASPELRGYVLTGEKQDPRIFVPLVAAEGEPLLAHMQTGLGRSVAFTSDATNRWAVDWLAWGGYEDFWVRLVRYIARPSQNRMNQVMASVEGEHVRLRLDAGQVKANGRRSEASFQNDMIVEGAMLQPDGSVQRIRLDQVGPGMYETDVPAEQVGNYIIELQMTDKNGSTQRASTGATRLPGEELRRFKTNLPLAEQVALITGGDIINPADEKPESMFTENRPETYTLRSVWRYLLIVLLIAFFMDVANRRIAWDPDEMAHWYRKRKAAKAARAKRATEQTISSLKNRRDKASEGMQADDDELAKAALTVEAMYQQRKANTLAERRKRLTKSRTSKRKFEANETQSASKDFVATMGGAQIEENKPIVQNAKSETQAEMDSDDMTSRLLSAKKKAQQRLDDIGNDKE
- a CDS encoding AAA family ATPase yields the protein MNEEQQVMEQVENFVSGYKAVREQVAKMIVGHDEIVDGVLTCLFVGGHCLLEGVPGLGKTLLIRSLSEALSLDFARIQFTPDLMPADITGTTIVAESKNADGSSTRSFQFQKGPIFSQIVLADEINRATPKTQSAMLESMQEKSVTVGGTTYPMFEPFFVMATQNPLEQEGTYPLPEAQLDRFFFKLNVGYSSRDELHEIMNRTTASAVPHIEPVMSAKQILDFQQLVRRVVIAPHVQDYAIRCVLATHPEGDFASNLTKQYVRVGGSPRAAQALVLGGKVRALLQGRAHVAHEDIKQILLPALRHRILLNFEGQAEGVTTDMVLNDIADNLMMDVAYTSQS